A single genomic interval of Rosistilla ulvae harbors:
- a CDS encoding DUF1559 family PulG-like putative transporter, translated as MKQCKARTRNGGFTLVELLVVIAIIGILVGLLLPAVQAAREAARRMQCSNQSKQLALALHNYHDTHLSFPAGLMNTISYWPGDSALGASARGGWFGPILPFVEQSAIYDAWMAEQQAGVKNIFFSLRKEPIASFNCPSDPGAGKVTTDGIAGNYLLCGGGYAWGNENTVTDSTGKRPTGMFYTQSWIRMRDVIDGTSNTVLGSEIILVDDLEGTPPAGCGSRDMRGLYWNHVHMGSLILTARPPNSTAGDIMSWGGRSTRHAPLASCSNNGGIVTPRSHHPGGVQVMLADGSVRFVAETIDTSLFQYLGTKGDGEVIGTY; from the coding sequence ATGAAACAGTGTAAGGCTCGCACCCGAAACGGTGGCTTCACGTTGGTCGAACTGTTGGTCGTGATCGCGATCATCGGAATTTTGGTCGGGCTGCTTCTGCCGGCTGTTCAAGCCGCCCGCGAAGCGGCACGTCGGATGCAATGTTCCAACCAATCCAAACAGTTGGCCCTCGCATTGCACAACTACCATGACACCCACCTCTCATTTCCTGCGGGGTTGATGAACACGATCTCGTATTGGCCTGGCGATTCGGCGTTGGGCGCTTCGGCCCGCGGTGGATGGTTCGGCCCGATACTCCCGTTCGTCGAACAATCAGCGATTTACGATGCGTGGATGGCAGAACAGCAGGCCGGGGTTAAGAACATCTTTTTCAGCCTCAGAAAAGAACCGATCGCAAGCTTTAACTGCCCGTCGGATCCTGGAGCGGGAAAAGTGACGACAGACGGCATTGCAGGCAACTATCTTCTCTGCGGTGGCGGGTATGCCTGGGGCAATGAAAACACCGTCACCGATTCCACGGGTAAACGTCCGACGGGAATGTTCTACACCCAATCCTGGATTCGAATGCGGGACGTCATCGACGGAACGTCCAATACGGTGCTGGGAAGCGAAATCATTCTTGTGGACGATCTCGAAGGGACCCCGCCGGCAGGCTGTGGATCTCGAGATATGCGGGGCCTGTATTGGAATCATGTCCACATGGGAAGCTTGATTCTCACCGCGCGTCCCCCAAATTCGACAGCTGGCGATATCATGAGCTGGGGCGGCCGAAGCACGCGGCATGCACCGCTGGCCAGTTGTTCCAACAACGGCGGGATCGTTACGCCTCGCAGCCATCATCCCGGGGGTGTCCAGGTGATGCTTGCCGACGGATCGGTTCGCTTTGTAGCAGAAACCATCGATACCAGCCTGTTTCAATATCTTGGTACCAAGGGGGACGGCGAGGTGATTGGGACGTACTAG